Proteins encoded in a region of the Euzebya tangerina genome:
- the dut gene encoding dUTP diphosphatase, whose translation MSEAIGDLPVQVVRLDPELALPTYARPGDAGLDLRAREDAVIRPLGRVLMPTGVALAIPVGYVGLVHPRSGLAVRQGLSVTNAPGTIDAGYRGEVMVPLLNTDPQTPITIHRGDRIAQLVVQQVAQVRLIEVAELDATDRGAGGFGSSG comes from the coding sequence ATGAGTGAAGCCATCGGCGATCTGCCGGTCCAGGTCGTCCGCCTGGACCCCGAACTGGCACTGCCGACCTACGCCCGACCCGGCGACGCCGGCCTGGATCTGCGAGCACGGGAGGACGCGGTGATCCGACCGCTGGGTCGTGTCCTGATGCCGACCGGTGTGGCACTGGCGATCCCCGTCGGCTACGTCGGCCTGGTGCACCCGCGGTCGGGGCTCGCCGTCAGGCAGGGCCTGTCGGTGACCAACGCGCCAGGAACCATCGACGCCGGATACCGGGGCGAGGTCATGGTGCCCCTGCTCAACACCGATCCGCAGACACCGATCACCATCCACCGCGGGGACCGGATCGCCCAACTCGTCGTGCAACAGGTCGCACAGGTGCGCCTGATCGAGGTGGCGGAGTTGGACGCTACAGATCGCGGAGCGGGTGGCTTCGGCTCCTCCGGCTGA
- a CDS encoding FHA domain-containing protein has product MRPQMYCTQCGNKNPDGAKFCAQCGSALGASADATTGMLPTSVEDLTPDSGPRVDDGTIRQELSPGTALLISVRGPNVGARFLLDKAVVTVGRHPDSDIFLDDITVSRRHAEFRRTETTFAVVDAGSLNGTYINGSRSDEKALAHGDNVQVGKFRLQAVIPAPADDAPQPDRA; this is encoded by the coding sequence GTGAGACCGCAGATGTACTGCACCCAATGTGGCAACAAGAACCCCGACGGCGCGAAGTTCTGCGCCCAGTGCGGGTCTGCCCTGGGCGCATCGGCAGACGCCACCACCGGCATGCTGCCGACCAGCGTCGAGGACCTCACGCCCGACTCCGGCCCCCGGGTCGACGACGGCACGATCCGCCAGGAGCTCTCACCCGGCACCGCCCTGCTGATCAGCGTCCGCGGGCCGAACGTCGGGGCACGGTTCCTGCTTGACAAGGCCGTGGTCACGGTCGGCCGTCACCCCGACTCGGACATCTTCCTCGATGACATCACCGTCTCGCGTCGCCATGCCGAGTTTCGTCGGACCGAGACGACCTTCGCCGTGGTGGATGCCGGCTCGCTCAACGGGACCTACATCAACGGCTCCCGGTCGGACGAGAAGGCGCTGGCCCACGGCGACAACGTCCAGGTCGGCAAGTTCCGCCTGCAGGCCGTGATCCCCGCACCCGCCGACGACGCACCACAACCGGACCGGGCGTAG
- a CDS encoding DUF5522 domain-containing protein — translation MTDTHARALRRRGEPLPDALIDPHPQRVAALGQEDATLQAHRAAVRDGLDGYLDPSTGLFCFTAVYHWDKGSCCELGCRHCPWLDSDARLRQTHMHQDFDDD, via the coding sequence ATGACCGACACCCACGCGAGGGCGCTGCGACGTCGCGGCGAGCCGCTGCCCGACGCGCTGATCGACCCGCATCCACAGCGGGTGGCCGCCCTCGGGCAGGAGGACGCGACTCTGCAGGCCCACCGGGCCGCGGTGCGGGATGGGCTGGACGGATATCTCGATCCGTCGACCGGACTGTTCTGCTTCACGGCCGTCTACCACTGGGACAAGGGGAGCTGCTGCGAGCTGGGATGTCGGCACTGCCCCTGGCTGGACTCAGACGCCCGCCTCCGCCAGACGCACATGCACCAGGACTTCGATGACGATTAA
- a CDS encoding Lrp/AsnC family transcriptional regulator produces MDDVDMGILRTLRDDGRITLTELADRVHVSRTNVHGRITKLHDRGVIGGYTARINSAKVGLPVAALVLFGVDHSQLDTLRAQLDSMSSVEHWGLTMGAYDGFIMARVASVDELRRLLVDELRTMPGITRTESVLMIEETGPRQALPD; encoded by the coding sequence ATGGATGATGTCGACATGGGGATCCTGCGCACGCTGCGGGATGACGGCCGGATCACGCTGACTGAGTTGGCGGACCGTGTCCACGTCTCCCGGACCAACGTGCACGGCCGGATCACCAAGCTGCATGACCGGGGGGTCATCGGGGGCTACACCGCGCGGATCAACTCAGCCAAGGTCGGCCTGCCCGTTGCGGCGCTGGTCCTGTTCGGTGTGGACCACTCACAGCTGGACACCCTGCGGGCGCAGTTGGACTCGATGAGCAGCGTGGAGCACTGGGGGCTGACGATGGGTGCCTACGACGGCTTCATCATGGCCCGCGTGGCCTCGGTGGACGAGCTGCGCCGGCTGCTGGTCGACGAGTTGCGCACGATGCCGGGGATCACCCGCACTGAGTCGGTGCTGATGATCGAGGAGACCGGCCCGCGGCAGGCCCTGCCCGACTAG
- a CDS encoding DEAD/DEAH box helicase yields MTTPTFADLGVDASIARTLRRSGINTPRPIQADTVAAGLAGRDVCGRAPTGSGKTLAFALPLSQMQRGDGHPVGLVLAPTRELALQITEVLRPLTHHNDLRVRTLIGGTSITKDTSALGRGIDIVVGCPGRSLDLLQRGDLDLSHVSLAVLDEADRMADMGFIPDVTRLLDATACRAGQLLLFSATLDDTTGALERRYQRDPVRVDVDHTPVAKGTVTHTWHVVDRQLRRSTTEKVLDRHNSAIVFTRTKRGADRLARQLGKAGHSAAAIHGDRSQNQRQRALARFATGEVKVLVATDIAARGIHVDDVNVVIHYDLPATAEDYTHRSGRTGRAGADGTVVAVVPSDMEDDAGSLRRSLSISPTVDGSFSPPATESGSDQGRPKQGRPKQGGPKQSRSKQSRPKHRHRSKGARSKGPRKHQR; encoded by the coding sequence GTGACAACTCCAACATTCGCCGACCTCGGCGTCGACGCCTCGATCGCACGCACGCTTCGTCGCTCCGGCATCAACACGCCCCGACCGATCCAGGCCGATACGGTCGCCGCCGGGCTCGCCGGCCGGGACGTCTGCGGACGAGCCCCGACCGGTTCCGGCAAGACCCTGGCCTTCGCGCTGCCGCTGTCGCAGATGCAGCGCGGTGACGGACACCCCGTCGGGCTGGTGCTTGCCCCGACCCGTGAGCTCGCACTGCAGATCACCGAGGTCCTGCGACCGCTGACCCACCACAACGATCTCAGGGTCCGCACCCTGATCGGCGGCACGTCGATCACCAAGGACACATCGGCCCTGGGACGCGGCATCGACATCGTCGTCGGCTGTCCCGGCCGGTCGCTCGACCTGCTGCAGCGCGGCGATCTGGACCTGTCCCACGTCTCGCTGGCCGTGCTGGACGAGGCCGACCGGATGGCTGACATGGGCTTCATCCCGGACGTGACCCGCCTACTGGACGCAACGGCATGCAGGGCCGGTCAACTGCTGCTCTTCTCTGCGACCCTGGACGACACGACGGGCGCGTTGGAGCGGCGCTATCAGCGCGACCCGGTGCGCGTCGACGTCGACCACACGCCGGTGGCCAAGGGGACCGTGACGCACACCTGGCACGTGGTGGACCGACAGCTCCGCCGGTCCACCACCGAGAAGGTGCTGGACCGCCACAACTCCGCCATCGTCTTCACCCGGACCAAGCGCGGCGCCGATCGCCTGGCGCGCCAGTTGGGCAAAGCCGGCCACAGCGCGGCAGCCATCCACGGCGACCGGTCACAGAACCAGCGGCAGCGAGCCCTGGCGCGATTCGCCACCGGTGAGGTCAAGGTGCTGGTCGCCACCGACATCGCTGCTCGGGGCATCCACGTCGATGATGTGAACGTGGTCATCCACTACGACCTGCCGGCGACGGCGGAGGACTACACCCACCGATCGGGGCGAACCGGCCGCGCCGGGGCCGACGGCACCGTCGTCGCCGTGGTGCCGAGCGACATGGAGGACGACGCAGGCTCGCTTCGCCGGTCACTGTCCATCTCCCCGACCGTCGACGGCTCGTTCTCCCCACCAGCCACGGAGAGTGGCTCCGACCAGGGTCGCCCCAAGCAGGGTCGGCCCAAGCAGGGCGGCCCAAAGCAAAGCCGTTCGAAGCAGAGTCGTCCGAAGCACCGTCACCGCAGCAAGGGCGCCCGCTCGAAGGGGCCTCGCAAGCACCAGCGCTGA
- a CDS encoding MerR family transcriptional regulator codes for MAANRYTRNIPLPGISDGRSGYRGPAVAKIVGISYRQLDHWTSTGLVVPSVRDAEGSGSQRLYAFEDIVRLKVIKRLRDAGVSLQRIRKALDEVVQRGLSLEELMLASDSAGNVIAVDDQQQAMDLLMSGQGVFFISIDPVSEEVSREVAAITPERAEPAVIMPLNRDQAI; via the coding sequence ATGGCAGCGAACCGGTACACCCGCAACATCCCGCTTCCGGGCATCAGTGACGGCCGTTCGGGCTATCGCGGGCCGGCGGTGGCCAAGATCGTCGGGATCTCCTACCGGCAGCTGGACCACTGGACGTCAACCGGGCTGGTCGTGCCCAGCGTCCGTGATGCCGAGGGGTCCGGCTCGCAGCGGCTGTACGCCTTCGAGGACATCGTCCGCCTCAAGGTGATCAAGCGGCTCCGCGATGCCGGTGTGAGCCTGCAGCGGATCCGCAAGGCACTCGACGAGGTGGTCCAGCGAGGACTGTCTCTCGAGGAGCTGATGTTGGCCTCCGACTCCGCCGGCAACGTCATCGCCGTCGACGACCAGCAGCAGGCCATGGACCTGCTGATGAGTGGTCAGGGCGTCTTCTTCATCAGCATCGACCCGGTCAGCGAGGAGGTCAGCCGCGAGGTCGCCGCCATCACACCCGAACGAGCCGAGCCGGCCGTGATCATGCCGCTGAACCGGGACCAGGCGATCTAG
- a CDS encoding CapA family protein, which yields MSRRRTEGLLALASVAALLLIAVLLQQASTDDVDVATGARPAPTIPDFALAPAVDPLATLQPLPAPTFEGTPSNAPPVTVSFVGDVHGEPPIADALATGENPFDAFAPRLSDTDITIANLETPVGSAGSPDDKLFVFQAPPALATTLAESGVDVVSMANNHGLDYGYEGARETVLIAESAGLQVVGYGEDAAEAYAPLVLDIGGRTVAVVGLTRVMPRIDWAASEDGPGLASAYDLDLAIEAVRQAARQAEHVVVTIHWGRERHVCPDANQEILARALSAAGADVIAGHHAHVLQGVVSIDGTVVAYGLGNFAFYARTPATQQTGVLTVTLGDPDAERIPVSWSPGQIREGRPTPVESQAPIPSGDTVTETSTGPQCGPPQAS from the coding sequence GTGAGCAGACGACGGACCGAGGGGCTGCTGGCCTTGGCGAGCGTTGCCGCGCTGCTGCTGATCGCGGTGCTCCTCCAGCAGGCCTCGACGGACGACGTGGACGTGGCGACCGGGGCGCGGCCGGCCCCGACCATCCCCGACTTCGCGCTCGCACCAGCCGTCGACCCGTTGGCGACACTGCAGCCACTGCCGGCCCCGACGTTTGAGGGAACCCCGTCGAACGCACCGCCGGTCACGGTGTCGTTCGTCGGTGACGTACACGGCGAGCCGCCGATCGCTGATGCCCTCGCGACCGGTGAGAACCCCTTCGACGCCTTCGCACCCCGCCTGAGCGACACCGACATCACGATCGCCAATCTGGAGACCCCCGTGGGGTCGGCCGGATCACCGGACGACAAGCTGTTCGTCTTCCAGGCCCCGCCGGCGCTGGCGACCACGTTGGCCGAGTCCGGTGTCGACGTGGTGAGCATGGCCAACAACCACGGTCTGGACTACGGCTACGAGGGGGCACGTGAGACCGTCCTGATCGCCGAGTCAGCGGGCCTGCAGGTCGTGGGGTACGGCGAGGACGCCGCTGAGGCCTACGCGCCGCTGGTCCTCGACATCGGCGGCCGCACGGTCGCCGTCGTCGGCCTGACCCGCGTCATGCCGCGGATCGACTGGGCTGCCTCGGAGGACGGTCCCGGTCTGGCCTCGGCGTACGACCTCGACCTCGCCATCGAGGCAGTGCGGCAGGCGGCCCGTCAGGCCGAACACGTCGTGGTGACCATCCACTGGGGTCGAGAACGGCACGTGTGCCCCGACGCGAACCAGGAGATCCTCGCGCGGGCGCTCTCAGCGGCGGGTGCCGACGTCATCGCGGGACATCACGCCCACGTGCTGCAGGGCGTGGTGAGCATCGATGGCACCGTGGTGGCCTACGGGCTGGGGAACTTCGCCTTCTACGCGCGGACGCCGGCCACCCAGCAGACCGGCGTGCTGACCGTGACATTGGGCGACCCGGACGCGGAGCGGATCCCGGTGTCCTGGTCGCCGGGCCAGATTCGCGAGGGACGCCCGACTCCCGTCGAGAGCCAGGCACCGATCCCCTCGGGTGACACCGTGACCGAGACCTCCACCGGCCCGCAGTGTGGGCCGCCCCAGGCATCCTGA
- a CDS encoding MerR family transcriptional regulator — translation MPPSSVRGTADGPQGFTIGEVLNQLKEDFEDITISKIRFLESEGLIYPDRTESGYRIFSEDDVDRLRFILTAQRDHYLPLKVIREQLDRLDAGEGLATGPGPAPPPALVSGTAEDDEELTPTQVALQMAKAVESAAAGTDAAVLDAPTAAVELTLREYCEATGLDSAQVRALREYAIVGDPDDETAPFDADDLLTGRAARELLALGLEPRHLRMYRQFVDREVALFEQLATPLLRQRNPEARRQAGRQLEKLSGLTSRLKRSLLSRELRRYVRGA, via the coding sequence ATGCCACCGAGCAGCGTGCGAGGAACAGCCGACGGGCCGCAGGGGTTCACGATCGGTGAGGTCCTGAACCAGCTCAAGGAGGACTTCGAGGACATCACGATCTCGAAGATCAGATTCCTCGAGTCCGAAGGGCTGATCTACCCGGACCGAACCGAGTCGGGATACCGGATCTTCTCCGAGGACGATGTCGACCGGCTCCGGTTCATCCTGACCGCCCAGCGCGACCACTACTTGCCACTCAAGGTCATCCGCGAACAGCTGGACCGCCTGGATGCCGGGGAGGGGCTGGCAACCGGTCCTGGCCCGGCACCGCCGCCCGCGCTGGTGTCCGGGACGGCAGAGGACGACGAGGAGCTGACGCCGACGCAGGTCGCCCTGCAGATGGCGAAGGCGGTCGAGAGCGCCGCTGCTGGCACCGACGCCGCGGTGCTGGATGCCCCCACGGCGGCCGTCGAGCTGACGCTGCGCGAGTACTGCGAGGCGACGGGGCTCGACTCGGCCCAGGTCCGGGCGCTCCGCGAGTACGCCATCGTCGGTGATCCCGACGACGAGACCGCCCCCTTCGATGCCGACGACCTCCTGACCGGCCGCGCTGCACGTGAGTTGTTGGCCCTCGGCCTCGAACCACGCCACCTCCGCATGTACCGCCAGTTCGTCGACCGAGAGGTGGCGCTGTTCGAGCAGTTGGCCACACCGCTGCTCCGACAACGCAACCCCGAGGCCCGCCGCCAAGCGGGGCGGCAGCTGGAGAAGCTGTCCGGGCTGACCTCACGCCTCAAGCGATCCCTGCTGTCCCGCGAGCTGCGCCGCTACGTCCGCGGCGCGTGA
- a CDS encoding D-alanyl-D-alanine carboxypeptidase family protein, producing the protein MAAALVALTVLAVLTGSGSMAAAQEGATLEATTTPSPSAGSATPTDVDPNAPAAVPPLPTDAPLQSGLTPEQVAAATIPGPRPDPPTVTATGAVLFDPADGVLLAAVDPRTALPMASTTKIMTVMLALEALETGQVGPEVTVSTAAAATGQLPGVATLGLREGDVVPLLDLLAADLLQSGNDGAVAIAEHVAGSETGFVAMMNARAASLGLEDTGFVDASGLSDDPAHRATPLDLALLGQEAMTHPSFAAWAGSASLDVPPFGVLENRNELLTLYEGTTGIKTGFTSRAGLTLVASAEREGRTLYAVVLGSEDRVSDTIALFDHGFGDYTRPIGAAPDQPVGVYRTGAGDVSLSVAEPLTRTVGTGATLETLIRLAPDVTPPIAAGTPLGEIVLLVEGEETERLPLLADQDLADSAQGSPNQVGGPSTVGLAVADALRAFARLPERRAAVGAAPP; encoded by the coding sequence GTGGCCGCCGCCCTGGTGGCGCTCACGGTGCTGGCCGTGCTCACGGGCTCAGGAAGCATGGCTGCCGCCCAGGAGGGCGCAACGCTCGAGGCGACCACCACGCCATCGCCGTCCGCGGGATCTGCGACACCCACCGACGTCGATCCGAACGCACCAGCGGCCGTACCCCCGCTGCCGACCGACGCTCCCCTGCAGTCCGGCCTCACCCCGGAGCAGGTGGCCGCCGCCACGATCCCGGGGCCACGACCGGACCCACCGACCGTCACGGCCACCGGAGCGGTACTCTTCGACCCGGCTGACGGCGTGCTGCTGGCCGCCGTCGATCCCCGGACCGCCCTCCCGATGGCCTCGACCACGAAGATCATGACGGTCATGCTGGCGCTCGAGGCACTGGAGACCGGTCAGGTCGGCCCCGAGGTGACGGTCTCAACGGCCGCCGCCGCCACCGGTCAGCTCCCCGGCGTCGCCACGCTCGGACTTCGGGAAGGCGATGTCGTACCGCTGCTCGACCTGTTGGCTGCCGATCTGCTGCAGAGCGGCAACGACGGTGCCGTCGCCATCGCCGAACACGTCGCCGGGAGCGAGACCGGGTTCGTGGCGATGATGAACGCCCGAGCCGCCTCGCTGGGACTCGAGGACACCGGCTTCGTCGACGCCTCCGGTCTCTCCGACGATCCCGCCCACCGCGCAACACCGCTGGACCTGGCGCTCCTCGGTCAGGAGGCCATGACCCATCCGTCGTTCGCGGCGTGGGCCGGCTCGGCGTCGCTCGACGTGCCTCCCTTCGGTGTCCTGGAGAACCGCAACGAGCTGCTGACCCTGTACGAGGGGACCACGGGGATCAAGACCGGGTTCACCAGCCGTGCCGGGCTGACCCTGGTCGCCAGCGCCGAGCGTGAGGGACGGACGCTCTACGCCGTGGTCCTCGGCAGCGAGGATCGGGTCAGCGACACGATTGCCCTCTTCGACCACGGCTTCGGTGACTACACACGGCCGATCGGGGCCGCGCCCGACCAGCCGGTTGGCGTGTACCGCACCGGCGCCGGGGACGTGTCGCTGTCGGTCGCGGAGCCCCTGACCCGCACCGTCGGGACCGGCGCGACACTCGAGACGCTGATCCGGCTGGCACCGGACGTGACGCCACCCATCGCGGCGGGCACCCCGCTCGGCGAGATCGTCCTGCTCGTCGAGGGTGAGGAGACCGAACGCCTGCCGTTGCTCGCTGACCAGGACCTTGCCGATTCGGCGCAGGGGAGCCCGAACCAGGTCGGGGGCCCGAGCACGGTCGGGCTGGCCGTTGCCGACGCCCTCCGGGCATTCGCGCGCCTGCCCGAGCGGCGGGCTGCGGTTGGTGCAGCGCCCCCGTAG
- the gcvH gene encoding glycine cleavage system protein GcvH, protein MNPEDLAYTSEHEWLRIDGNRITVGITDYAQEALGDVVYVDLPATGTEVEAGQPFGEVESTKSVSDLFAPVSGTIVERNSALESSPELVNSDPYGDGWMVVLEVSDDAEPETMGAADYTAMVEDA, encoded by the coding sequence GTGAACCCCGAAGACCTCGCCTACACCTCTGAACACGAGTGGCTGCGCATCGACGGCAACCGCATCACGGTCGGCATCACCGACTACGCCCAAGAGGCGCTGGGCGATGTCGTCTACGTGGACCTGCCCGCGACCGGGACCGAGGTCGAGGCCGGCCAGCCGTTCGGTGAGGTCGAGTCCACCAAGAGCGTGAGTGACCTCTTCGCGCCGGTCTCCGGCACGATCGTGGAGCGCAACAGCGCGCTCGAGTCCAGCCCCGAACTGGTCAACTCCGATCCGTACGGGGACGGCTGGATGGTGGTCCTCGAGGTCTCGGACGACGCCGAACCGGAGACGATGGGTGCCGCCGACTACACCGCGATGGTGGAGGACGCGTAG
- a CDS encoding bifunctional nuclease family protein has product MIELELVGVRVELPQNQPIVLLKETTGERFLPIWIGAVEATSIAFALQGVETARPMTHDLIIDVLGALTVTVERVVVTELRDGTFYAEIIMTGPTGETVVSSRPSDAIAVAVRAGVPVFADEDVLDEASILIDDADESETEVEKFKEFLDTVTPEDFAP; this is encoded by the coding sequence ATGATCGAGCTGGAATTGGTCGGGGTCAGGGTAGAACTACCGCAGAACCAGCCGATCGTCCTGCTCAAGGAGACGACGGGGGAGCGGTTCCTGCCGATCTGGATCGGTGCGGTGGAGGCGACGTCGATCGCCTTCGCCCTTCAGGGGGTGGAGACCGCACGCCCCATGACCCACGACCTGATCATCGACGTCCTGGGTGCCCTCACCGTGACCGTGGAGCGGGTGGTCGTGACAGAACTGCGGGATGGGACCTTCTACGCCGAGATCATCATGACCGGCCCGACCGGGGAGACCGTGGTGTCCTCCCGGCCCTCCGACGCCATCGCCGTGGCCGTGCGTGCCGGAGTCCCCGTCTTCGCCGACGAGGACGTCCTGGACGAGGCGAGCATCCTGATCGATGACGCCGACGAGTCCGAGACCGAGGTCGAGAAGTTCAAGGAGTTCCTGGACACCGTGACGCCCGAGGACTTCGCCCCGTAG
- a CDS encoding lytic transglycosylase, with protein MTAVACTRPHLPPRVWRSGSGAGLIVGLALGALLIVPSTAQAYEVESGDTLSEIAARNGVSTRALASANGIDDQDIIRSGQQLTIPGATGGSVAGGGQHTVQAGETLSQIAAQHGVSTRSLAAANGITDPDLVRSGSTISLDGAAVAPSSGGSGSSWSSSNAPSSGTARQLISEAAARHGWDPAIPLGLAMQESGWNNSVVSSAGARGIMQVMPATGEWVGRVLLDRPIDLGDPSDNTAAGVAYLDHLYNRFDRDLERTLAAYFEGQGNVQRRGPSEAGLRYAANVIALAERYR; from the coding sequence ATGACCGCAGTTGCGTGCACTCGTCCCCACCTGCCACCGCGCGTCTGGCGCTCCGGCAGCGGCGCGGGACTGATCGTCGGCCTTGCTCTGGGGGCACTGCTCATCGTCCCGTCGACGGCGCAGGCGTACGAGGTCGAGTCCGGCGACACGCTGTCCGAGATCGCCGCGCGCAACGGGGTCTCGACCCGGGCGCTGGCCAGCGCCAACGGGATCGACGATCAGGACATCATCAGGAGCGGACAGCAGCTGACGATCCCGGGTGCGACGGGAGGCTCCGTCGCGGGTGGTGGCCAGCACACGGTCCAGGCCGGTGAGACGCTCTCGCAGATCGCGGCGCAGCACGGCGTCAGCACTCGTTCCCTGGCCGCCGCCAACGGCATCACCGACCCTGATCTGGTCCGCAGCGGCAGTACCATCAGCCTTGATGGCGCGGCAGTCGCGCCGTCGTCGGGCGGATCGGGCTCGAGTTGGTCGTCGTCCAATGCACCGTCCAGTGGCACCGCCCGCCAGTTGATCTCCGAGGCCGCGGCCCGCCACGGCTGGGACCCTGCCATCCCGCTCGGGCTGGCCATGCAGGAGTCCGGGTGGAACAACTCCGTCGTCTCCTCCGCCGGCGCCCGAGGGATCATGCAGGTCATGCCCGCGACGGGGGAGTGGGTCGGCCGCGTTCTGCTCGATCGGCCCATCGACCTGGGCGACCCCTCCGACAACACCGCGGCCGGGGTGGCCTACCTCGATCACCTGTACAACCGCTTCGACCGGGACCTCGAGCGCACCTTGGCCGCCTACTTCGAGGGGCAGGGCAACGTCCAGCGCCGCGGGCCGTCGGAGGCCGGGCTGCGGTACGCCGCCAACGTGATCGCTCTGGCCGAGCGCTACCGCTGA
- a CDS encoding CDP-alcohol phosphatidyltransferase family protein translates to MVRLFDAGLQEDQPVVVHDKVWTVANGITFVRLLGLPLFVWLMLGPQAYGMAFLTLAVVGATDWVDGYVARRFDQVTRLGKLIDPLIDRALLATAGLTLAAVGFLSWWIIAAILFRDVLLLGGALVVFGTNPEIPVTRLGKFATASLLIGVPAFLLAGMDWGGAAAFGVVGWAATAVGLVSYYAAGAQYAKIAHGMTGPDQRQPDQHQPDQHQPDQQETP, encoded by the coding sequence ATGGTGCGACTGTTCGATGCCGGGTTGCAGGAGGACCAGCCCGTCGTCGTCCACGACAAGGTCTGGACCGTCGCGAACGGCATCACCTTCGTCCGGCTGCTCGGACTGCCGCTCTTCGTGTGGCTCATGCTCGGTCCGCAGGCCTACGGCATGGCCTTTCTCACCCTGGCCGTGGTCGGCGCAACCGACTGGGTCGATGGGTACGTCGCCCGACGGTTCGACCAGGTCACGCGGCTCGGCAAGCTGATCGACCCGCTCATCGACCGGGCACTCCTGGCGACCGCGGGCCTGACCCTGGCCGCCGTCGGGTTCCTGTCGTGGTGGATCATCGCGGCCATCCTGTTCCGGGATGTCCTGTTGCTCGGCGGCGCGCTCGTCGTCTTCGGCACGAACCCGGAGATCCCCGTCACCCGCCTCGGGAAGTTCGCGACCGCCAGCCTGCTGATCGGCGTCCCGGCCTTCCTCCTGGCGGGCATGGACTGGGGTGGCGCTGCCGCGTTCGGCGTCGTCGGGTGGGCCGCCACCGCCGTTGGGCTGGTCAGCTACTACGCTGCAGGGGCCCAGTATGCCAAGATCGCCCACGGCATGACCGGCCCCGACCAGCGCCAGCCCGACCAGCACCAGCCCGACCAGCACCAGCCCGACCAGCAGGAGACCCCGTGA